A region from the Lysobacter antibioticus genome encodes:
- a CDS encoding putative bifunctional diguanylate cyclase/phosphodiesterase, translating to MNLRAGLQVKFFAIMAVAFLVVVTLILMLLNRQERMQSEVVGISREAMRDTIAESLSRHGEGEVAQLAGSLTNPLYYFDLDAIGELGRAAMMNPGVRYIIVYDNEGNIVHDGNEEIPSYGKRMDDAMAAKIITAQALFTQWSETTLDVSAPIKVGQQRLGGVRVGYDLKAMRVYQDTALDKVRQRLEDLGRRQLFWVGVLSVGLLALGGLMLWLIQRWLVNPIRELADAAHTIENGQFDSAPPAAHSNDEVGDLMQAFGRMSQSLARHDRDIRRMAYTDALTGLANRLAFREVLDQRLLHLRGDSGQLGLLFADIDDFKRVNDTLGHDAGDEVLLQFANRIQETVQRIGGERALLARFGGDEFVILVEGSRERNGEARTVATHLAEVLVGELGQPIVVHDRQVFLGTSIGVTLYPEDASGATALMKNGDIAMYQAKVAGKNCYRFYSRAMDQAVERRVHLEHELRGAWDRGELSLVYQPVFRLADGAMVGAEALLRWKHPEQGLIAPSVFIDVAEQSGLIETLGPQVLRAACEDAIAWHRARPGAEPLFVSVNVSPRQLRSGDLPNVVAACLQETGLPAAYLHLELTETAVIGDEIHASSLLARLRASGVKVWLDDFGTGFSGLSHLRRVPVDGVKIDRSFIADVLRDPDDLALTTAIIAMAHSLGITVVAEGVEKEGQYAVLRERGCDLAQGYWLGHPVNTEEFLALLMS from the coding sequence ATGAATCTGCGCGCCGGCTTGCAGGTCAAGTTCTTCGCGATCATGGCGGTGGCCTTCCTGGTCGTGGTGACCCTGATCCTGATGCTGCTCAACCGCCAGGAGCGCATGCAGAGCGAGGTCGTCGGCATCAGCCGCGAAGCGATGCGCGACACCATCGCCGAAAGCCTGAGCCGGCACGGCGAGGGCGAGGTCGCCCAACTCGCCGGTTCGCTGACCAATCCGCTGTACTACTTCGATCTGGACGCGATCGGCGAGCTCGGACGCGCGGCGATGATGAATCCCGGCGTGCGCTACATCATCGTCTACGACAACGAAGGCAACATCGTCCACGACGGCAACGAAGAAATCCCCAGCTACGGCAAGCGCATGGACGATGCGATGGCGGCCAAGATCATCACCGCCCAGGCCTTGTTCACGCAGTGGAGCGAGACCACGCTCGACGTGTCCGCGCCGATCAAGGTCGGTCAGCAACGCCTGGGCGGGGTGCGGGTGGGCTACGACCTCAAGGCCATGCGCGTCTACCAGGACACGGCCCTGGACAAGGTGCGCCAGCGCCTGGAAGACCTCGGCCGCCGCCAGTTGTTCTGGGTCGGCGTGCTCAGCGTCGGCCTGCTCGCGCTCGGCGGGCTGATGCTGTGGCTGATCCAGCGTTGGCTGGTGAACCCGATCCGCGAACTCGCCGACGCCGCCCACACCATCGAGAACGGCCAGTTCGACAGCGCGCCGCCGGCCGCCCACAGCAACGACGAGGTCGGCGACCTGATGCAGGCCTTCGGCCGCATGAGCCAGAGCCTGGCCCGGCACGACCGCGACATCCGCCGCATGGCCTATACCGACGCGCTGACCGGCCTCGCCAATCGGCTCGCGTTCCGCGAAGTGCTGGACCAGCGCTTGCTGCACCTGCGCGGCGATAGCGGGCAACTGGGCCTGTTGTTCGCCGACATCGACGACTTCAAGCGCGTCAACGACACCCTCGGCCACGATGCCGGCGACGAGGTGCTGCTGCAGTTCGCCAACCGCATCCAGGAAACCGTGCAGCGCATCGGCGGCGAACGCGCCTTGCTGGCCCGCTTCGGCGGCGACGAGTTCGTGATCCTGGTCGAGGGCAGCCGCGAACGCAACGGCGAGGCGCGCACCGTCGCGACCCATCTGGCCGAGGTGCTGGTCGGCGAACTCGGCCAGCCGATCGTCGTCCACGACCGCCAGGTGTTCCTGGGCACCTCGATCGGCGTGACCCTGTACCCGGAAGACGCCTCCGGCGCGACCGCGCTGATGAAGAACGGCGACATCGCCATGTACCAGGCCAAGGTCGCCGGCAAGAACTGCTACCGCTTCTACAGCCGGGCGATGGACCAGGCGGTCGAGCGTCGCGTGCATCTGGAACACGAACTGCGCGGCGCCTGGGATCGCGGCGAGTTGAGCCTGGTCTATCAGCCGGTGTTCCGCCTCGCCGACGGCGCGATGGTCGGCGCCGAGGCCTTGCTGCGTTGGAAGCATCCCGAGCAAGGGCTGATCGCGCCGTCGGTGTTCATCGACGTGGCCGAGCAGAGCGGGCTGATCGAGACGCTGGGTCCGCAAGTGCTGCGTGCGGCCTGCGAGGATGCGATCGCCTGGCATCGCGCGCGGCCCGGCGCCGAGCCGCTGTTCGTGTCGGTCAACGTTTCGCCGCGCCAGTTGCGCAGCGGCGACCTGCCGAACGTGGTCGCGGCCTGCCTGCAGGAAACCGGTTTGCCGGCGGCGTATCTGCATCTGGAACTCACCGAGACGGCGGTGATCGGCGACGAGATCCATGCCAGCAGCCTGCTGGCGCGCCTGCGTGCCAGCGGGGTCAAGGTCTGGCTCGACGATTTCGGCACCGGCTTCTCCGGCCTGAGCCATTTGCGCCGGGTGCCGGTCGACGGGGTCAAGATCGACCGCAGTTTCATCGCCGACGTGTTGCGCGACCCGGACGACCTGGCGCTGACCACGGCGATCATCGCCATGGCGCATTCGCTCGGCATCACCGTGGTCGCTGAGGGCGTGGAAAAGGAAGGCCAGTACGCGGTGCTGCGCGAGCGCGGCTGCGATCTCGCCCAGGGCTATTGGCTCGGCCACCCGGTCAATACCGAGGAATTCCTGGCGCTGTTGATGAGCTGA